Proteins encoded by one window of Luteimonas yindakuii:
- a CDS encoding amidohydrolase, producing MPIKTVLSDLEAGREAREALYKHFHRHPELSLQEHRTAERIEAELRDAGIDVVRVGATGVVGVIENGDGPVVAMRGDTDALPMAERSGKDYAAEGVTQLDEATGRETPVAHTCGHDVHIVCLLGAAQALHAHREHWAGTFLAVFQPGEENAAGARAMVDAGIVDLLPKPDVYLGQHVLGSLPGGAVGIRSGPLFSAAASIEITLHGKGSHGSMPNLGVDPIVLGAAIVTRLQTIVAREVAPKETAVVTVGSFHAGSKSNIIPDSAVLQLNTRAFDRDVEKHLHEAIERIVRAECEAARSPKPPEFRYYDQYPLTSNHDEPTARVRAAFDAYFGEDSVPMAPVPASEDFSIIPDAFGSPYTYWGLGGFADWKNAPGNHSPFFAPDLQPTLDRGVEAIVVAASPWLMGATP from the coding sequence ATGCCGATCAAGACCGTCCTGTCCGACCTCGAGGCCGGCCGCGAGGCCCGCGAGGCGCTGTACAAGCATTTCCACCGGCACCCGGAACTGTCCCTGCAGGAACACCGCACCGCCGAACGGATCGAAGCCGAACTGCGGGACGCCGGCATCGACGTGGTGCGCGTCGGCGCCACCGGCGTGGTCGGCGTCATCGAGAACGGCGACGGCCCGGTGGTGGCGATGCGCGGCGACACCGATGCCCTGCCGATGGCCGAACGCTCCGGCAAGGACTACGCCGCCGAGGGCGTGACCCAGCTCGACGAGGCCACCGGCCGTGAGACGCCGGTCGCGCACACCTGCGGCCACGACGTCCACATCGTCTGCCTGCTGGGCGCGGCGCAGGCGCTGCACGCCCATCGCGAGCACTGGGCGGGCACCTTCCTCGCCGTGTTCCAGCCCGGCGAGGAGAACGCCGCCGGCGCACGCGCGATGGTCGATGCCGGCATCGTCGACCTGCTGCCCAAGCCCGATGTCTACCTCGGCCAGCATGTGCTGGGCTCGCTGCCCGGCGGCGCGGTCGGCATCCGCAGCGGCCCGCTGTTCTCGGCCGCGGCATCGATCGAGATCACCCTGCACGGCAAGGGCTCGCACGGCTCGATGCCCAACCTCGGCGTGGACCCGATCGTGCTCGGGGCGGCGATCGTGACCCGCCTGCAGACCATCGTCGCGCGCGAGGTCGCGCCGAAGGAAACCGCGGTGGTCACCGTCGGCAGCTTCCACGCCGGCAGCAAGTCCAACATCATCCCGGACTCCGCGGTGCTGCAGCTCAACACGCGGGCGTTCGACCGCGACGTCGAGAAGCACCTGCACGAGGCGATCGAGCGCATCGTGCGCGCCGAATGCGAGGCGGCGCGCTCGCCGAAGCCGCCGGAGTTCCGCTACTACGACCAGTACCCGCTGACCTCCAACCACGACGAGCCGACCGCACGGGTGCGCGCCGCGTTCGATGCGTACTTCGGCGAGGACTCGGTGCCGATGGCGCCGGTTCCGGCGTCGGAGGATTTCTCGATCATCCCCGACGCCTTCGGCAGCCCGTACACCTACTGGGGCCTGGGCGGGTTCGCCGACTGGAAGAACGCGCCGGGCAACCACTCGCCGTTCTTCGCCCCCGACCTCCAGCCCACCCTCGACCGCGGCGTCGAGGCAATCGTGGTCGCCGCATCGCCCTGGCTCATGGGAGCCACCCCATGA
- a CDS encoding DUF3597 family protein produces the protein MGLFSKIADRIFNRRKASAPAAAPAAGTPAPVIFTGSKDDPRVSPPARNPVPAATPAPAQPVEPVDVEAVLTGIAEEKGGRSDWRNSIVDLLKLLDLDSSLDARKELATELGVDAGAHGSAEQNIALHRAVMRKLAENGGKVPDELKD, from the coding sequence ATGGGCCTGTTCTCGAAAATCGCCGACCGCATCTTCAACCGCAGGAAGGCGTCCGCACCTGCCGCGGCGCCCGCCGCAGGCACGCCGGCGCCGGTCATCTTCACCGGTAGCAAGGACGACCCCAGGGTCTCGCCGCCCGCGCGCAATCCCGTGCCGGCCGCCACGCCCGCACCCGCGCAGCCGGTGGAGCCGGTGGACGTGGAGGCCGTGCTCACCGGTATCGCCGAAGAAAAGGGCGGCAGGAGCGACTGGCGCAATTCCATCGTCGACCTGCTGAAGCTGCTGGACCTCGATTCCAGCCTGGACGCGCGCAAGGAACTCGCCACCGAACTCGGCGTCGATGCCGGCGCGCACGGCAGCGCCGAGCAGAACATCGCGCTGCACCGCGCGGTGATGCGCAAGCTGGCCGAGAACGGCGGCAAGGTGCCGGACGAGTTGAAGGACTGA
- a CDS encoding aminotransferase class V-fold PLP-dependent enzyme, with protein MHLTRRSFLAAPAVLSTALLPPSLLAAVEAETPAVPDLSSWDAVRAQFALDPAHAHFASFFIASHPAPVQAAIDGYRRAMDRNPFHVVEHGMFSEGADNVHMQVQAEIADYLGARPQDVCLTGNTTTGLALVYQGLPLAAGDEVLCTTHDHYSHHESIRLATERAGASMRKVVLFEDAASASTGSIIDALLKGIGPRTRVVGLTWVHSSSGIRLPIREIAAALRARAGAPLLLVVDGVHGLGSTDETVATIGCDYFCAGTHKWMFAPRGTGMVWANADNWARLRPLIPSFTDVDQYVAWERQAEPASPTTADRISPGGFHAYEHQWAAAAAFRMHKQMGRTRVAARIRELNDQCKAGLAANPKVTLHTPMSGELSAGLVSFEVDGLSPAEVVKQLLARRIIASTSPYAITYARLAPSLVNTPEEVDRAVRAVREISG; from the coding sequence ATGCACCTGACGCGACGCAGCTTCCTCGCGGCCCCGGCCGTGCTCTCGACCGCGCTGTTGCCGCCCAGCCTGCTGGCGGCGGTGGAGGCGGAAACCCCTGCCGTACCCGACCTCTCCAGCTGGGATGCCGTGCGCGCCCAGTTCGCGCTCGACCCGGCCCATGCGCACTTCGCCAGCTTCTTCATCGCCAGCCACCCGGCGCCGGTGCAGGCGGCGATCGACGGCTACCGCCGCGCGATGGACCGCAATCCGTTCCACGTGGTCGAGCACGGCATGTTCTCGGAAGGCGCGGACAACGTGCACATGCAGGTGCAGGCGGAGATCGCCGATTACCTGGGCGCGCGGCCGCAGGACGTCTGCCTGACCGGCAACACCACCACCGGGCTTGCGCTGGTGTACCAGGGCCTGCCGCTCGCCGCCGGCGACGAGGTGTTGTGCACCACCCACGACCACTACTCGCACCATGAGTCGATCCGCCTGGCCACCGAACGTGCTGGTGCCAGCATGCGCAAGGTCGTGCTGTTCGAGGACGCGGCCTCGGCCAGCACCGGCTCGATCATCGACGCGCTGCTCAAGGGCATCGGGCCGCGGACGCGGGTGGTGGGGCTGACCTGGGTGCATTCCAGCAGCGGCATCCGCCTGCCGATCCGCGAGATCGCCGCGGCCCTGCGCGCGCGCGCCGGCGCGCCGCTGCTGCTGGTGGTGGACGGCGTGCACGGCCTCGGCTCCACCGACGAGACCGTGGCGACGATAGGCTGCGACTACTTCTGCGCCGGCACCCACAAGTGGATGTTCGCGCCGCGCGGGACCGGCATGGTCTGGGCGAACGCCGACAACTGGGCACGCCTGCGGCCGCTGATCCCGAGCTTCACCGACGTCGACCAGTACGTCGCCTGGGAGCGCCAGGCCGAGCCCGCGTCGCCGACCACCGCCGACCGCATAAGCCCCGGCGGCTTCCACGCCTACGAGCACCAGTGGGCGGCGGCCGCGGCGTTCCGCATGCACAAGCAGATGGGCCGCACGCGGGTGGCTGCGCGCATCCGCGAACTCAACGACCAGTGCAAGGCCGGGTTGGCCGCCAACCCGAAGGTGACATTGCATACGCCGATGTCCGGCGAGCTGTCGGCGGGACTGGTGTCGTTCGAGGTCGACGGGCTGTCGCCGGCGGAAGTGGTGAAGCAGCTGCTGGCGCGCAGGATCATCGCCAGCACCAGTCCCTACGCGATCACCTATGCGCGGTTGGCGCCGAGCCTGGTGAACACGCCTGAAGAAGTGGACCGCGCGGTGCGCGCGGTGCGGGAGATTTCGGGGTAG
- a CDS encoding GGDEF domain-containing protein, whose protein sequence is MHSIDMLFAYVIGGFGAWAAALMMLVAVQGDRLHRGVLARCALGFGVVGAGMVLSGVVERDARWPILTLAMAAVVGTLVIYRASRQLVGAPAVGRPRRLSEIAALCLALLLAWAAGPRSFALAFHLLCLAVSLGITWTVRRALVAPRNAAEAAMAVTLLLYAGSWAYALHAAVRYHGAEHRHLLYVEPPWLAAYGVMYALLPLLVGAHVLNLANARLDRRLRRQASTDELTGLLTRRALNERAAAWQADVLEHERQPAVLLLDIDHFKPINDNHGHERGDEVLRAVSGRLRGTLREGTPLARWGGEEFLVLLDAVSLDEAGATAERMRAAVGATPFAFGDARLPVTISIGVAPWPAGGVFSHAVRESDAAMYTAKREGRDRVRVAGAE, encoded by the coding sequence ATGCATTCCATCGACATGCTCTTCGCCTATGTGATCGGTGGCTTCGGGGCGTGGGCGGCTGCGTTGATGATGCTGGTCGCGGTGCAGGGTGACCGCCTGCATCGCGGCGTGCTGGCGCGCTGTGCGCTGGGTTTCGGGGTGGTCGGCGCCGGCATGGTGCTCAGCGGCGTGGTCGAGCGCGACGCGCGTTGGCCCATCCTCACGCTGGCAATGGCGGCCGTGGTGGGAACCCTGGTGATCTACCGCGCCTCGCGCCAGCTGGTGGGCGCGCCTGCGGTCGGTCGGCCGCGGCGGCTGTCCGAGATCGCGGCGTTGTGCCTGGCGCTGCTGCTGGCCTGGGCCGCAGGGCCACGCAGCTTTGCGCTCGCGTTCCATCTGTTGTGCCTGGCCGTCTCGCTGGGCATCACCTGGACGGTGCGTCGTGCGCTGGTGGCGCCGCGCAATGCGGCCGAGGCGGCGATGGCGGTCACGCTGCTGCTCTACGCCGGCAGCTGGGCCTACGCACTGCACGCGGCCGTTCGCTACCACGGAGCCGAGCACCGCCATCTGCTCTACGTCGAGCCACCCTGGCTGGCCGCCTATGGCGTGATGTATGCGCTGTTGCCGCTGCTGGTGGGCGCGCACGTGCTCAACCTCGCCAATGCACGCCTGGACCGGCGCCTGCGGCGGCAGGCCAGCACCGATGAACTCACCGGCCTGCTGACGCGTCGTGCATTGAACGAGCGTGCCGCGGCGTGGCAGGCCGACGTGCTCGAACACGAACGCCAGCCGGCAGTGCTGTTGCTGGACATCGACCATTTCAAGCCGATCAACGACAACCACGGCCACGAGCGCGGCGACGAGGTGCTGCGTGCGGTGTCCGGCCGCCTGCGCGGCACGCTGCGTGAGGGCACCCCACTGGCGCGCTGGGGCGGCGAGGAGTTCCTGGTGCTGCTGGATGCCGTGAGCCTGGACGAGGCCGGCGCCACCGCCGAACGCATGCGCGCGGCCGTGGGCGCAACACCGTTCGCCTTCGGCGACGCCCGCCTGCCGGTCACGATCAGCATCGGCGTGGCGCCATGGCCGGCCGGCGGCGTGTTCTCGCATGCGGTGCGCGAATCCGACGCCGCGATGTACACCGCCAAGCGCGAAGGCCGCGACCGGGTGCGGGTGGCCGGGGCGGAGTAG
- the azu gene encoding azurin has product MNLKLTTLSLTCALALAACGDNTSQQASDTSAPATPPAAVEPATPAAGGDIGTQDATAPAATPAATDTAAPASGKPDAVVSNCATTIQGDDAMQFSVGSITVPSSCSEFTITLEHVGKMPVAAMGHNVVVSQASDRTGIATDGVAAGVDGGYVKNGDDRVIAASDLIGGGQTTSVTFPVSALQGSGPYEFFCSFPGHWAVMRGSIQVG; this is encoded by the coding sequence ATGAATCTGAAGCTCACCACCCTCAGCCTGACCTGCGCGCTGGCGCTCGCCGCCTGTGGCGACAACACGTCGCAGCAGGCATCCGACACCAGTGCGCCAGCCACGCCCCCGGCAGCTGTGGAGCCTGCAACGCCTGCAGCCGGCGGTGATATCGGCACCCAGGACGCCACCGCCCCGGCAGCGACCCCCGCAGCCACCGACACAGCCGCACCGGCCAGCGGCAAGCCGGACGCGGTGGTCTCGAACTGCGCCACCACCATCCAGGGCGACGACGCGATGCAGTTCAGCGTTGGCTCCATCACCGTGCCGTCGTCGTGCAGCGAGTTCACCATCACCCTCGAGCATGTCGGCAAGATGCCGGTCGCCGCGATGGGCCACAACGTGGTGGTCTCGCAGGCCTCCGACCGCACCGGCATCGCCACCGACGGCGTCGCCGCCGGCGTTGACGGCGGTTACGTCAAGAACGGCGACGACCGCGTCATCGCCGCCAGCGACCTGATCGGCGGCGGCCAGACCACCTCGGTCACCTTCCCGGTCAGCGCGCTGCAGGGCAGCGGCCCCTACGAGTTCTTCTGCAGCTTCCCCGGCCATTGGGCGGTGATGCGCGGCTCGATCCAGGTGGGTTAA
- a CDS encoding PAAR domain-containing protein, which produces MTRMWAVVGDATTSGGKVITGSPFTDIEGRPVARVTDKATCPQHQGAFPIVDGDVSTTVDGHPVALHGSALACGCRIVAVVQPRVFLDPGSEEGRSLRPAVTRPQDSILEAAAGLSTGCDEQIEFLGPTGEPLANIAYTLHLADGTILQGTADQEGRSARVHTEHPVAILRAELDTPHALPACCGSLPSAQPVSIDLDGASTSPAGLSTSTHRATTRARDRGLTEGEIALLRPLFGTAVDYSAVKLHNHGYWLLFGFQPDDTATAPNGQIFLPGNLFSADFSRERLPRQHLFVHEMTHVWQYQLGYPLKRIRGVRPNMSYRYELTANKLLCDYNLEAQGNLLADYFLIRFRQGQRNVSEPRYHTMRDVLPLYERTLRDFLSDPAATDNLPKVTE; this is translated from the coding sequence ATGACACGGATGTGGGCTGTTGTTGGCGATGCGACCACGAGCGGCGGCAAGGTCATCACCGGTTCGCCCTTTACCGATATCGAAGGCAGGCCCGTCGCGCGTGTCACCGACAAGGCGACATGCCCGCAGCACCAGGGGGCCTTCCCTATCGTGGATGGGGACGTATCCACGACCGTTGATGGACATCCGGTGGCCCTGCACGGCAGCGCCCTGGCCTGCGGATGCAGGATCGTCGCCGTGGTGCAGCCCCGGGTGTTCCTTGACCCGGGTTCCGAAGAAGGACGTTCTCTTCGACCCGCTGTCACCCGGCCGCAGGATTCGATCCTGGAGGCCGCGGCCGGGCTATCCACCGGTTGCGATGAGCAGATCGAGTTCCTTGGCCCCACGGGGGAGCCGCTGGCGAACATCGCCTACACCCTCCACCTCGCCGACGGCACCATCCTGCAAGGCACTGCCGATCAGGAAGGTCGCAGTGCCCGGGTGCACACCGAGCACCCGGTCGCCATCCTGCGTGCGGAGCTCGACACTCCCCATGCACTTCCGGCCTGCTGTGGCAGCCTTCCGTCCGCGCAGCCCGTATCGATCGATCTTGACGGTGCAAGCACCAGCCCGGCGGGCCTGAGTACCTCGACGCACCGGGCGACGACGCGCGCCAGGGATCGAGGATTGACCGAAGGCGAGATCGCCCTGCTTCGCCCTCTGTTCGGTACCGCGGTCGACTACAGCGCGGTGAAGCTCCACAACCACGGTTACTGGCTGCTGTTCGGCTTCCAACCGGACGACACCGCGACGGCGCCGAACGGCCAGATCTTCCTTCCGGGCAACCTGTTCTCGGCCGATTTTTCGCGCGAGCGGCTCCCCCGGCAACATCTCTTCGTGCACGAGATGACGCATGTATGGCAATACCAGTTGGGCTACCCCCTCAAGCGGATCCGGGGTGTCCGACCCAACATGTCCTATCGCTATGAACTGACAGCCAACAAGTTGCTATGCGACTACAACCTGGAGGCGCAAGGGAACCTCCTCGCGGATTACTTCCTCATCAGGTTCCGCCAAGGCCAGCGGAATGTAAGCGAACCGAGGTACCACACCATGCGAGACGTGCTGCCGTTATATGAAAGGACATTGCGGGATTTTCTTTCCGACCCTGCCGCGACGGACAACCTGCCGAAGGTGACCGAATGA
- a CDS encoding MFS transporter produces the protein MPIAITAVAHPASGAGSFRGNDSALLGIVCAVVTFWLFAQTAMNIGPLMARDLGMPMPVMNIAISLSALFSGMFTVVLGGLGDRWGRVRIVMAGNLLGITGSLLIAFSTGAAATPMVILGRILQGLAAGAIMPSTLALLKTYWDGRDRQRAVSMWAIGTWGGSGLAALFGGFMASTALGWRAIFILGALVSVASILLMRQIPESAPLAGRSGRTDWAGIVSLAVGLAALLVVVTQGSSLGWGNLLTWALLAVALVAFGVFANAELKAPHPLVDFTLLKNPVFTGATLSNFLINGTAGALAVSLWVLQGAGGLAAATAGYLTLGYAVFIIAFIRVGEKLLQRFGPRRPMLWGSQIVLAAIVLLMATHLLQAQYVIVAAVAYSLFGLGLALYATPSTDAALSNLPGDQAGAGSGIYKMASALGAAFGVAIAAALFTALSDGGVQAVGAVIEFSGRQDNLAVREAGMVALAFTALMAIAALVAIAVFIPKQTGDAKADRGG, from the coding sequence ATGCCGATCGCGATCACGGCCGTTGCGCACCCCGCCTCCGGTGCCGGCAGCTTCCGCGGCAACGACTCGGCACTGCTGGGCATCGTGTGCGCCGTGGTCACGTTCTGGCTGTTCGCCCAGACCGCGATGAACATCGGACCGCTGATGGCGCGCGACCTCGGCATGCCGATGCCGGTGATGAACATCGCCATCTCGCTGTCGGCGCTGTTCTCCGGGATGTTCACCGTGGTGCTGGGCGGGCTCGGCGACCGCTGGGGGCGCGTGCGCATCGTCATGGCCGGCAACCTGCTCGGCATCACCGGCTCGCTGCTGATCGCGTTCTCGACCGGGGCGGCCGCCACGCCGATGGTCATCCTCGGCAGGATCCTGCAGGGCCTGGCGGCGGGGGCGATCATGCCCTCCACCCTGGCCCTGCTGAAGACCTACTGGGACGGCCGGGACCGCCAGCGCGCGGTGTCGATGTGGGCCATCGGCACCTGGGGCGGCTCCGGGCTGGCCGCGCTGTTCGGCGGCTTCATGGCGTCCACCGCGCTGGGCTGGCGCGCGATCTTCATCCTCGGCGCGCTGGTGTCGGTGGCCTCGATCCTGCTGATGCGGCAGATCCCCGAGTCCGCACCGCTGGCCGGGCGCAGCGGCCGCACCGACTGGGCGGGCATCGTCTCGCTGGCGGTCGGCCTGGCCGCGCTGCTGGTGGTGGTCACCCAGGGCTCGAGCCTCGGCTGGGGGAACCTGCTCACCTGGGCCCTGCTCGCCGTCGCGCTGGTGGCCTTCGGCGTGTTCGCCAATGCCGAGCTCAAGGCGCCCCACCCGCTGGTGGATTTCACCCTGCTCAAGAATCCGGTGTTCACCGGCGCCACGCTCTCCAACTTCCTGATCAACGGCACCGCGGGCGCGCTGGCGGTCTCGCTGTGGGTGCTGCAGGGCGCGGGTGGGCTGGCGGCGGCGACCGCCGGCTACCTCACCCTCGGCTATGCGGTCTTCATCATCGCCTTCATCCGCGTGGGCGAAAAACTGCTGCAGCGCTTCGGCCCGCGCAGGCCGATGCTGTGGGGCTCGCAGATCGTGCTGGCCGCGATCGTGCTGCTGATGGCCACCCACCTGCTGCAGGCGCAGTACGTGATCGTGGCGGCGGTCGCCTATTCGCTGTTCGGGCTCGGGCTGGCGCTCTACGCCACGCCCTCCACCGACGCTGCGCTGTCCAACCTGCCGGGCGACCAGGCCGGTGCCGGTTCGGGCATCTACAAGATGGCGTCCGCGCTTGGCGCCGCGTTCGGCGTCGCCATCGCCGCCGCCCTCTTCACCGCACTGTCGGATGGCGGCGTGCAGGCCGTCGGTGCGGTGATCGAGTTCTCCGGGCGCCAGGACAACCTGGCGGTGCGCGAGGCCGGCATGGTCGCGCTGGCGTTCACCGCGCTGATGGCGATCGCGGCGCTGGTCGCGATCGCGGTCTTCATCCCGAAGCAGACCGGGGATGCCAAGGCGGATCGCGGCGGCTAA
- a CDS encoding alpha/beta fold hydrolase: protein MASLRFRCLLLAVLCLLLPASVAAAPRLVRAHDVAIAYTETGSGPPLVLIHGFGDCGSAWEPFTAELGKHYRVIAMELRGHGSSADFEGPFLFEDSARDLLALLGHLGLDRVRAMGISAGGMTLLHAAVQAPGRIEAMAVIGAAHYFPEQAREIMRGTPGNLPPEVRAGFERCATRGAAQVDGLLQRFHGFKDNDDDIRLSPRELGTIQARTLIVHGDRDVFFPVDIPLEVYAAIPDAQLWIVPGGDHVPIYGHNQEAFMDTVLRFLAGTAP, encoded by the coding sequence ATGGCGTCCCTGCGTTTTCGCTGCCTGCTCCTCGCCGTGCTGTGCCTGCTGCTGCCGGCGTCGGTGGCGGCAGCACCCCGGCTCGTACGCGCCCACGACGTCGCCATCGCCTATACCGAAACCGGCAGCGGCCCGCCGCTGGTGCTCATCCACGGCTTCGGGGACTGCGGCAGCGCGTGGGAGCCGTTCACCGCCGAGCTCGGCAAGCACTACCGCGTGATCGCGATGGAGCTGCGCGGGCACGGCAGTTCGGCGGACTTCGAGGGGCCGTTCCTGTTCGAGGACTCGGCGCGCGACCTGCTGGCGCTGCTCGGGCACCTGGGCCTGGACCGGGTCAGGGCGATGGGCATCAGCGCCGGCGGCATGACCCTGCTGCATGCGGCCGTGCAGGCGCCCGGGCGGATCGAGGCCATGGCCGTCATCGGTGCGGCGCACTACTTCCCGGAACAGGCGCGCGAGATCATGCGCGGGACGCCGGGCAACCTCCCGCCGGAGGTGCGTGCGGGCTTCGAACGTTGCGCCACCCGGGGCGCGGCGCAGGTCGATGGGCTGCTGCAGCGTTTCCACGGCTTCAAGGACAACGACGACGACATCCGCCTGTCGCCGCGGGAGCTGGGCACGATCCAGGCGCGCACGCTGATCGTGCACGGCGACCGCGACGTGTTCTTCCCGGTGGACATCCCGCTCGAGGTCTACGCCGCGATCCCGGATGCGCAGCTGTGGATCGTGCCCGGCGGCGACCATGTGCCGATCTACGGGCACAACCAGGAGGCCTTCATGGACACGGTGCTCCGGTTCCTCGCCGGCACGGCGCCGTGA
- a CDS encoding MFS transporter has protein sequence MNTTTHAAPAASGFKGNDSALLGIVLAVVTFWLFAQTTMNIGPLMADDVGMPMPVMNIAISLSALFSGMFIVVLGGLGDRFGRVRVVFLGNVLNIVGSLLIAFAIEGALSTPMILVGRILQGLAAGAIMPSTMALLKVYWDGPDRQRAVSMWSIGSWGGSGLTAIFGGFMASTFLGWRSIFVICALVSVASILLMRQIPESAPLAGRPGKTDWAGIVSLAVALAALLIVVTQGSSIGWTSLVTWGLFAVFIAAFGVFVNAELHASHPLVDFNLFRNTVFTGATISNFLINGTAGALTVSLWVLQGAAGMSAATAGYLTAGYAIFIIAFIRVGEKLLQRFGPRKPMLWGTLIVLASIVLLMATHTLQWQYTVLAVVAYSLFGLGLAFYATPSTDAALTNLPGDQAGAGSGIYKMASSLGAAFGVAASAAIFTALSEGGLEVVGAVIEFTGRQDNLAVREAGMVGLAFNALMAIAALVSITIFIPRQKKA, from the coding sequence ATGAACACCACCACCCATGCGGCACCCGCCGCCAGCGGCTTCAAGGGCAACGACTCCGCCCTGCTCGGCATCGTGCTGGCGGTGGTCACCTTCTGGCTGTTCGCGCAGACCACGATGAACATCGGGCCGCTGATGGCCGACGACGTCGGCATGCCGATGCCGGTGATGAACATCGCCATCTCGCTGTCGGCGCTGTTCTCGGGAATGTTCATCGTCGTGCTGGGCGGCCTCGGCGACCGCTTTGGCCGGGTGCGGGTGGTATTCCTCGGCAACGTGCTCAACATCGTGGGCTCGCTGCTGATCGCGTTCGCGATCGAAGGCGCGCTGTCCACGCCGATGATCCTCGTCGGGCGCATCCTGCAGGGGCTGGCGGCCGGCGCGATCATGCCGTCGACGATGGCGCTGCTGAAGGTCTACTGGGACGGCCCGGACCGCCAGCGTGCGGTGTCGATGTGGTCGATCGGCTCCTGGGGTGGTTCCGGCCTGACCGCGATCTTCGGCGGCTTCATGGCCTCCACCTTCCTCGGCTGGCGCTCGATCTTCGTCATCTGCGCGCTGGTGTCGGTGGCCTCGATCCTGCTGATGCGGCAGATCCCGGAATCCGCGCCGCTGGCCGGGCGCCCGGGAAAGACCGACTGGGCGGGCATCGTGTCGCTGGCGGTGGCGCTGGCCGCGCTGCTGATCGTGGTCACCCAGGGATCGAGCATCGGCTGGACCAGCCTGGTCACCTGGGGCCTGTTCGCGGTGTTCATCGCGGCCTTCGGCGTGTTCGTCAATGCCGAACTCCACGCATCGCATCCGCTGGTGGACTTCAACCTGTTCCGCAACACGGTATTCACCGGCGCCACGATCTCCAACTTCCTGATCAACGGCACCGCCGGTGCCCTGACCGTCTCGCTGTGGGTGCTGCAGGGCGCGGCGGGCATGTCGGCGGCCACCGCCGGCTACCTCACCGCGGGCTACGCGATCTTCATCATCGCCTTCATCCGCGTCGGCGAAAAACTGCTGCAGCGCTTCGGCCCACGCAAGCCGATGCTGTGGGGCACGCTGATCGTGCTGGCCTCGATCGTGCTGCTGATGGCCACCCACACGCTGCAATGGCAGTACACGGTGCTGGCCGTGGTGGCCTATTCGCTGTTCGGGCTGGGGCTGGCGTTCTACGCCACGCCTTCGACGGATGCCGCGCTGACCAACCTGCCCGGCGACCAGGCCGGTGCCGGTTCGGGCATCTACAAGATGGCCTCGTCGCTGGGCGCCGCCTTCGGCGTGGCCGCCTCCGCCGCCATCTTCACGGCGCTGTCGGAGGGCGGGCTGGAGGTGGTGGGCGCGGTGATCGAGTTCACCGGCCGCCAGGACAACTTGGCGGTTCGTGAGGCCGGCATGGTCGGGCTGGCCTTCAACGCGCTGATGGCGATCGCCGCGCTGGTCTCGATCACCATCTTCATCCCCAGGCAGAAGAAGGCCTGA
- a CDS encoding DUF5666 domain-containing protein, which translates to MKSALGFIARVLACGGLVLLAACATPGGYGGYGGQGGYPQDRGGYGQPGPGNRGAYGRELLGTVDSHDPRTGRIRLVVDDPRSGRMQGAEVRYDDRTRLYYQGRELAVGGLERGDVVRIDATQSGPDLWARTIEVVRDVRDGGYGGDAYGRDDGYGRNDGYRSDGYGYGSELHGSVVGVDVRAGLIRLDDGYGTGRGGVELAYDGRTTVDYQGRRYRPEDLERGDRVRVQARQLRGNQWLAERIIVERSVR; encoded by the coding sequence ATGAAAAGTGCGTTGGGCTTCATCGCCCGTGTCCTGGCGTGTGGCGGCCTTGTGCTGCTGGCGGCCTGCGCCACCCCCGGCGGTTACGGTGGATACGGCGGCCAGGGTGGCTATCCGCAGGACCGCGGCGGCTACGGGCAACCGGGCCCGGGGAATCGCGGCGCCTACGGCCGCGAGCTGCTGGGAACCGTGGACAGCCACGATCCCCGCACCGGCCGCATCCGTCTCGTTGTCGACGATCCGCGCAGCGGCCGCATGCAGGGCGCGGAGGTGCGTTACGACGATCGCACGCGGCTGTACTACCAGGGCCGCGAACTTGCCGTGGGCGGCCTGGAGCGCGGTGACGTCGTGCGGATCGACGCCACCCAGTCCGGCCCGGACCTGTGGGCGCGCACCATCGAGGTGGTACGCGACGTGCGTGATGGTGGCTACGGCGGCGACGCATACGGCCGCGACGATGGCTACGGCCGCAACGACGGCTATCGCAGCGATGGCTACGGCTACGGCAGCGAGCTGCATGGCTCGGTGGTGGGGGTCGATGTCCGGGCGGGCCTGATCCGCCTCGATGACGGCTACGGCACCGGCCGCGGTGGCGTGGAACTGGCCTATGACGGCCGCACCACGGTGGACTACCAGGGCCGCCGCTATCGCCCGGAAGACCTCGAGCGGGGCGACCGCGTGCGCGTGCAGGCGCGGCAGCTGCGCGGCAACCAGTGGCTGGCCGAGCGCATCATCGTCGAGCGGTCCGTGCGCTGA